In Nocardioides sp. InS609-2, a single genomic region encodes these proteins:
- a CDS encoding DUF5130 family protein encodes MGRVAAGELTARQRADIDKAIRSAEQTCRFEFSVFRGIAQGSPADHARSLHAALVAPSHSVLILVDPTVRALEVVTGADVRRHLPDREVELAVMAMQSAFGEGDEVGGLKRGIAMLAEHAKPQQTLHAES; translated from the coding sequence GTGGGGCGAGTGGCAGCTGGTGAGCTGACCGCGCGTCAGCGCGCGGACATCGACAAGGCGATCCGCTCGGCGGAGCAGACCTGTCGCTTCGAGTTCTCCGTCTTCCGGGGCATCGCGCAGGGCAGTCCCGCAGACCACGCCCGGTCGCTGCACGCCGCCCTGGTGGCGCCGTCACACAGCGTGCTGATCCTGGTCGACCCGACGGTGCGCGCCCTCGAGGTCGTCACCGGAGCCGACGTACGCCGCCACCTGCCCGACCGCGAGGTCGAGCTGGCAGTGATGGCGATGCAGTCGGCCTTCGGCGAGGGCGACGAGGTCGGCGGGCTCAAGCGCGGCATCGCGATGCTCGCCGAGCACGCCAAACCCCAGCAGACGCTGCACGCCGAGAGCTAG